The nucleotide window TAAGCGATATAATCGGAAAATATCGACTTGATAATGTCTTCTTTATTGCGAAAGTAGTAGTAGAGATTGCCAGGGCTCATCCCAAGGTGGGCGGCAATATGGTTGGTGGTAATGGCGCGCTCGCCTTTCTCATTAAATAGCTTCAAGCTGGCTTGAATGATTTTATCTCGGGTCTTCATACTCGTTAACGAATCTACCTCTCTCGCAGAGCGTGATAAACAAAAGCCCCAGCAAGGTGCTGGGGCTTCAACTCATTTAGCCTTGGTATTTGTAGAATACCGTTGAAAGCGGCGGCAGACGCAGTGATAGAGACTGAGGCTGAGACTCACTCTCTATGCCCTCTGTTTCTGCAACCTGCACCACGCCGAAACCACTGCCTGCATAGAGGCTGTCGTCGGTGTTTAGCAGCAGTTCATAGCGTCCTGCTAGTGGCACACCCAATCGAAACGCTTCGTGTGGTACTGGCGTGAAGTTACTGATCACTAATACGCGCTCACCGTCTTCGCTGATACGCTCATGTGCCAAAATACTCGCTTCTGCGGCATCTTGTAGTCGCCACTCAAAGCCTTGCGGATCTGAGTCTTGATCAAACAGCGCTTTTTCACGGCGATACAGTAAGTTCAAGTCTTTGGTCAGTGCTTTCACACCTTGGTGGCGCTCAAAATCAAGCAAGAACCATTGAAGCTGGTCATCGTGATTCCACTCACCCGTTTGACCAAACTCGGCTCCCATGAAGTTGAGTTTCTTACCTGGTTGAGCGTACATGTAACCTAAGTAAGCACGAAGGTTCGCGGTTTGTTGCCACTCATCACCTGGCATTTTGTTATGGATAGAGCCTTTGCCATACACCACTTCATCGTGTGATAGCGACAGAACGTAGTTTTCACTATGTGCGTAAACAAGCGGGAATGTGATGGTATCGTGATGGTATTTGCGGTGAACTGGATCTTCTTGAATGTACGACAAGCTGTCATGCATCCAACCCATATTCCACTTAAACCCAAAACCTAAACCACCAGCAAAAGTAGGAGCAGAAACGCCAGGGAAAGCTGTCGATTCTTCAGCGATCGTCATGGCATTCGGGAAGTGCTTGTACACTTCTTCGTTCATCCATTTCAAGGTTGCAATTGCATCGTAATTTTCACGGCCGCCATCGACATTTGGGATCCACTGGTCATGACTACGTGAGTAATCAAGATACAGCATCGAAGCCACCGCATCGACACGGATACCATCGATATGGAATTGCTCAAACCAGTAAAGGGCATTGGATACCAAGAAACGACGAACATGTTCGCGGCCAAGATCGTAAATGTACGAGTTCCAATCTTGGTGCCAACCACGACGCGGATCCGGATCGTGGAACAGCGGCGTACCATCAAAGTTTGCTAAGCCGTGATCATCCGATGGGAAGTGGGCTGGAACCCAGTCTAGCACCACACCAAGGCCAGCTTGGTGACACTGGTCGACAAAGTATTTGAAGTCATCTGGTGAACCAAAACGGCTGGTCGGTGCAAACAAACCCACTGGCTGATAGCCCCATGAACCGTAGAACGGGTGCTCAGAAACTGGCATCAATTCAACATGGGTGTAGCCCATATCGGTTAGGTAAGGGATCAGTTCATCAGCAAGTTCGCGATAATTCAGGAAGTCGCCATTGTTGTTGCGTTTCCAAGAACCTGCGTGCAGCTCGTAGAACGATAACGCTTCTTTGCGTTTTTCGGTTACCGGACGCTGCTGCCAACTGCTGTCTTGCCAGTCATAGCGGTCATGGTTATAGGTAACAGAAGAGAACGATGGGTATTGCTCAGAATAGAAACCCCATGGATCCGCTTTGTGAGGCAGACCTTCGCCATCTGGCCCTTTGAGCTCAAACTTGTACTGAGTGCCTTCCGGCAAGTTTGGAATAAACAGTCCCCAGATACCGTAATCGAGTCGCTGCATCGGATTGCGGCGGCCATCCCACGCATTGAAATTACCGACTAGGCTTACTGCGGATGCATGCGGTGCATACACTAAGAAGCGAGTACCTTCGACGTTGTTACCATCACGCTCTTGGGTGATAAACTGCGCCCCCATTTGATGGTACATCTCTTTCGGTGTGTGCAACTCTTCATATTCGGCATACAAACCGTGATATTGGTATGGGTCATCGAGCAGTTGCTCAGTGCCATTCCAGTCAATAGCCAACTGATAGTGGGTAAATCGCAAATCGAGTTCCGATTCTAAGACAAACCCAGATGCTTTATCTCGCACCATTGGCATTCTCGTGCCGTCTTTCAAGACAACTGTTACGGCGTCTGCACCGGGCATCCAAACCCTCAGTGCGTGAGTCTCATCCTGTAGGTATGGACCTAAGAATGAGAATGGGTCAGCAAACGATGCACTCGAGAGTCGATCGTACGCTTGTTGTTGTCTTTTAAGCCCTATTTTGTTCAACGTTCATCTCCCTCGACCTAACACTGTGCCACCCCTTTTTATTGTTGAGTCTCAGCCAATGGCAAAGACGTCGGAGGCACAAAATAAAAAACCCGCGATACGCGGGTTATCTGCAAGATTTCATTGTACTGGAAACATCTACCACGGGAAGTGACAAGCGCCCACTTTTGCATTGCAAGCGTCAATTTTTCCTACAATTTACAATATAAATTGACCATTATTCAGCGTTGTCAATTTACTAAAAGAAAAGCACAACCCTTTGGAGATGACAGAACAAAAATCCAAAAGAGTCGTGCTTTGTTAGCGATTTAAAAATCTAAGGTTAGCTGGCTTTCGCGCGCACTTCCGTTAGGCGTTTAGCGATGCGATTTACCCCTTCTTGAGCGAATATTTCTTCAAGGTTCATCGACAGCTTACGACGCCAGTTCGGGTACTCATTAACCGTACCAGGAATGTTTACTGGCTTATCCATTTCTAGCCAGTCTTCTAGCTGAACACTGAGTAGGGCAGAAGATCCGGCTGCTACGTGAAGTTGCAGTGCTTCACTCAGATACGCATCCATCGGCACCAAGCTTGCGTCACGACCTACGCCTTCTGGCAGATAACCGTGCCATGCCACACTATCTAGAATGCCTTGTTTGCACTCTAGGCGATCATCAAACAGGCCAGCGAGCTGTTCTTCATCTGGATACAGACCAATTTCACGACCCATCTTCAGATCATCGCAGTGCCAAAAGCCGCGAAGTGTTGGCATATCGTGCGTACACAGTGCAGACATAGATTGACCTGCATAGTGCTCCGGTGAGATGAAGCCACCATCTTCTGCTGTTTCGAAGAAGAACACCTTGTAAGAGTGAACGCCCGCGTCACGCAGAATATCAACGATTTCATCTGGCACTGTACCCAAGTCTTCACCGATAACGCTACATTGATGGCGATGTGACTCTAGCGCTAGGATGGCTAGCATGTCTTCTACTGGGTAGTAGATGTACGCGCCTTTTGTTGCGTTCTCACCTTTTGGAATCCACCAAAGGCGCAGCAGACCAAGAACGTGGTCGATACGCAATGAACCACAGTGCTTCATGTTGGCACGCAGCAGTTGGATGTACGCATCGTAAGACGTTGCTTGCAGCACTTGTGGGTTGAGTGGCGGTAGGCCCCAGTTTTGACCCAGAGGACCAAGAATATCTGGTGGCGCACCGATGCTCGCATCCATCACTAGGTTGCCATTGTCTGCCCATGTTTCTGAGCCAGAATCTGCAACGCCCACAGCAAGGTCACGGTACAGGCCGACAGCCATGCCCTTCTCTTCTGCTAGTGCTTGAGCTTCATTAATTTGCACGTCAGCAATCCACTGCAAGTACATGTAAAGCTGAACTTTGTCTTGGTTGTCAGCGATGAACTTCTGTGTCGCTGCATTTTCGAAGCGGCGGTACTTCTCTGGGAATACCGGCCAGCCCCACATGTTGCTGTCTTCTGCGTGAAGCTCAGCATGGATCGCATCAAAGGCCGCTTGATGAAGAAGACTCTCACCGCCTGCTTCAACGAAATCTAAGAACAGTTTCGCGCGCTCAGACTGCTTGTCTAGGTGACGAGTTTTAAACTCATCGAATAGCAGTGGCAGTACGCTCATCTTAAGCTCAGCCACTTCGGTGTAGTTCACCCAGTGTGACTCACGCGCTTTTTGCAGACGCGCTTGGAACTCAGAACCACCAACGATTTGCTGCGCATCTGCGCTGAGTGCAAATTCCGCCACAGAGCTTACGTCGATGTATAGGATGTTCAACCAGCGGCGAGAAGATGGGCTGTATGGGCTCGCACCTTCTGGGTTCGCCGGGAATAGTGAGTGAATTGGGTTAAGACCCACAAAGTCACCACCACGGGCTGCGATATCCGCAACCAACTGTTTAAGATCGCCAAAGTCACCAATGCCCCAGTTGTGCTGAGTACGAAGCGTGTATAGCTGGATACTTGGACCCCAAAGCTTTTTGCCTTCATCCATTGCACTTTGCTTGTAACAAGCACGAGGCGTACGGATAAGTGTCATCTCGTAAGGTGCTTTGCGACGCTTACGCTCTAAGTAAAGCTTGTGATAGCCCCATGGAAGGTTGTTTGGTAACGCAAATACTAAAGGGCCACCCTCAGCACGTTCATCACGAACGATCTGAGATTGAAGATAGCCTTCAAGTACTTCTCCTTGCTCAGTCTCTAGACGCCAGCTGAAATCGCTTTCTCTCGCGCTCACACCCAAATGAAGTTCTACTTCTACTGCATCACCGTCTTTCACAACCAGTACCGGATCCAGCACTTCTTTCTTGTGCTTTTTCTCTGCAGATTTTAGTAGTGATTTATCATTAGTGGTGTCATAGCCTAAAGACGCAAGCAGACGAAGAATGGTTTCGTCCTCAACTTTGGCCTCATCGCCCCACGCACTTACGTAGCTGTCAGCTATTTTTGCCATTTCAGCAACTTGTTTTAATGCTGTTTGTTCTGTCATCGCTCTCTCCGAAGGACTTCTCTAACCTTCAAATCGGTAGGGTTATTATTTATTTAATGAAAAAGCCAAGGTACCCCGCTCAAACTGAGGTACCTTGGTCTAATTTTTTTAGCGAGAAACTGCTTCTAGTTTCCAAATGTTGTTCACGTAATCGCGAATCGAACGGTCTGAGCTGAACTTGCCAACTAGCGCCGTGTTAAGAATCGCTTTCTTCGCCCAACCAGCTTGGTCACGGTATTGCGCGTCCATGTCTTCATGCGCCTTCACGTAAGATGCGAAGTCAGCAAGACATAGGTACGGGTCACCACCATCTAGTAGGCTGTCGTATGTTGCACGTAGCAGACCTGGTTGACCTGGAGTGAACTCTTCGCCTAGTAGTAGGTCTAGAGATGCTTTCAGTAGTGGGTCAGCGTTGTAGAAGTCGTATGGGTTGTAACCTGCTGCTTTGGTGCGTTTCACACCATCAACCTCTAGACCGAAGATGTAGATGTTCTCGTCACCGACTTCTTCACGGATCTCAACGTTAGCACCATCCATCGTACCGATAGTGAGTGCGCCGTTAAGAGCCATCTTCATGTTACCTGTACCAGATGCTTCTTTACCTGCCATAGAGATTTGCTGAGAAACGTCAGCCGCTGGAATCAACATTTCAGCCATGCTTACACGGTAGTCAGGGATGAATACCACTTTCAGCTTACCGCCTAGGCGTGGGTCGTTGTTTACTTTCTCAGCAACCTTGTTAATCGCAAAGATGATCTCTTTCGCTAGGTGGTAACCCGGTGCTGCTTTAGAGCCGAAGAATACAACGCGTGGCGTCATATCAAATGTTGGATCATTCAGTAGACGGTGGTACAGAGACAACACGTGTAGCAAATCAAGTTGCTGACGCTTGTACTCGTGTAGGCGCTTGATCATCACATCAAAGATAGCATTCGTATCTAGCTCGATACCCATGTTCGCCTTAACCCAGTCCGCTAGACGCTGTTTGTTCTGTTTCTTAACAGCCATGTAGTCTTTCTGGAACTTAGCGTCATCAGCGTATTTCGCGATGCCTTCTAGCTGTTCAAGCTTAGCTGGCCACTCAGAACCGATCTTGTCAGTGATAAGCGCTGATAGACCTGGGTTACAGAATTTCAACCAACGACGTGGTGTCACACCGTTCGTTACGTTATGTAGACGAGTTGGGTACATCGCGTGGAATTCAGGGAACAGGTCTGATTTCACTAGCTCTGAGTGAAGTGCAGCCACACCGTTCACTGCGTATGAACCGATAACACATAGGTTAGCCATACGAACCATGCGGTGGAAACCTTCTTGGATGATAGACAGCTTCGCTTGCTTCTCACCATCGCCAGGCCACATTGCACGAACGTCTTGCAAGAAGTGGTGGTTGATTTCGAAAATGATTTCCATGTGACGAGGAAGTAGACGCTGGATTAGCGACTCAGACCAAGTCTCTAGTGCTTCTGGAAGTAGTGTGTGGTTTGTGTATGCGAACGTTTTAGAAGAAATCGCCCACGCCTCATCCCAGCTTAAACCTTTCTCATCAAGAAGGATGCGCATGAGTTCAGGAATCGCAATCGTTGGGTGCGTATCGTTAAGCTGAATGGTTTCTTGCTTAGGAAGATCCGCTAGCGTGTAACCTGCTGCTTCGTGACGACGTAGAATGTCGCGTACAGATGCTGCTGAGTGGAAGTACTGCTGCATTAGACGCAGTGTCTTACCTTTCTCGTGATTGTCGTTCGGGTATAGAACCTTAGTGATGTTGCCCGCATCGATAAGCGCGTGCTGTGCTTCGAAGTAATCACCGTTGTTGAAGCTTTCTAGAGAGAAAGGAGCGATTGCCTGACATTCCCAAAGACGTAGTGGGTATACCGTGTCAGACTCATAGCCAACGATTGGAAGATCCCAAGGCATCGCTTTCACAGTCATGCCTGGAACCCATTTACGAACGTCTTTACCGTTTACGTTTACAACTTCAACGTGACCGAAGAAACCGATCTCTTGTGCAAGTTCAGGACGAGCAACTTCCCATGGGTAACCTTCAACACCACACCATGCGTCTGGTGCCTCTTTTTGGCGACCATCTTCGAATGATTGCTTAAATAGACCGTATTCGTAGTGAAGACCGTAGCCTACAGTTGGGAATTCTTGAGCTGCACATGAATCCATAAAACATGCTGCTAAACGACCTAGACCACCGTTACCCAATGATGGGTCACGCTCTTCTTCTAGAAGGTCAGTTAGGTTGTGACCAAGTTCTGCCATTGCATCTGTCACTTGCTCGTACAAACCCATGCTGATTAGGTTGTTACCTGTTAGACGACCGATTAGGAATTCTAGAGATAGGTAGTTAACGCTCTTCGCGCTCTTGATGCGCTCATCGGCTTCAGTTTGAAGCAGGTCAAAAGTCGTTAGCTCTGCAAGCGCACGGCCCATTGCTAGATACCACTGACGCTCTGTTGCAGTCTCTACCGTTGTTGCGTAAGTCGCTGACAGGTGTTTCTTAACACTTTCTTGGAAAGAAGCTTTATCAAATTTTTTCTGTTGCGCAGGTTTCATTACGAAATCTCACTTTCAAGTTTTATCCATCTGTCACATATCGTGCATGGTGACGTGTCCATAAACATCCTCCTAAGTCCGACTCCCTAGAGGATGAGTGAGGAGGGCGTAGAGGGCGTACTCCACTCCACTTAGTGATCGATCTCCCATTCCGCTATCCGATTCGGTTTTTTCGGGTGATAGCGATCACGCCAAGCTCAGTTTTTAATCTAAGTGCTAACTAAGAAACCTTTACTATCCAGATTGCAACTAAATACAAAAATTGTTGTTGAGATCACAATTAGCCGTGAAAAACCCCCAAAGAAATGCGTTTTTTTGTATACATGGCAAGCCAAACCCTCTGCGAACAGTCACCATTAAGTGACCGACTTCACATTTATGAGGCGTAGTTGGGCTATAAGACACGCAATAATTAAAATCTGGCGCTCGATCAACAACGGTATAACCCAGTGTTTCATACCATCGAGTTTGCTCTATAAAGCCGTGGTAATCACTCTCTCCTCCTTTAGGAGAAGAAGAAAATAATAATTAGTAGGAAAAATCGTATGTGGATTCCTTCAAAACTGACTCGTCCGGGCCGCTTGCACAATGCTATTGTGCGCCCACGAGTATTAGATCTGCTTGCACAGGCTCCCTTTTATAAACTGGTACTTTTTCGCTCGCCGGCAGGTTACGGTAAAACAACGATGGCCGCTCAATGGTTATCGGACAAACCACATGTAGGTTGGTACAGCATTGATGAAAGTGACAACGACCCATTTCGTTTCGTCAATTACTTGCTGCAAGCCATTAATAAAGCCACCAGCAATAGCTGTCCTAATGCCCAAAAGCTGGCAGAACGTCGACAATTTTCATCTCTGCACTCACTGTTTAGTGAAGTGTTCGCCGAGCTAACCAGCTACCATCACGAGTGCTATATCGTGCTGGATGATTACCACCTCATCACCGATGAAGACATTCATGAAGCGATGCGCTTTTTCCTAAAGCACATGCCAGATAACATCACTTTGGTCGTGACCAGTCGTGGTAATCCCCCACTGGGTACCGCAAACCTGCGTGTACGTGACCTTATGATTGAAATTGGCAACGAATTACTTGCCTTCGACACAGAAGAAACCACTCGCTTCTTTAGCCAGCGCCTTGCCAGTGAGATCGATAACGAAACGGCCAATACACTGCGCACATACGTTGAAGGTTGGCCATCGGCGCTGCAACTTTTCGCACTGCAAGCGCAGCACCAGAAACGCACACTGGCACAATCGGTAGAGACCATCTCCCAGTTCAACCACGCACACCTTTGGGACTACCTAGTTGAAGAGGTGTTTGACTTACTTGATAAAGAAACTCGTCATTTCTTAATGCAGTGCTCGGTGCTTGATCATTTCAACGACAATTTGGTCACCGCACTAACAAAACGCGACGATGCGCTTAGTATGATTGAGTCGTTAAACCGTTTTGGCCTATTCATCTACCCGTTGGAAGGAGAGAACAACTGGTTTAGGTTCCACAACCTATTTGCTGAGTTTTTATCCCACGAACGAAAAGCACGAATTCCCCAACAAGAGCACGACCTACATCTAGCTGCTGCGAATGCTTGGCTAGAACAAAAAGTGCCTCATCAAGCCCTGCGTCATGCGCGTCTTGCTAACAATGCAGATTTGGTGGCGAACATTTTGCTGCAGTTTGGCTGGCAAATGTTTAACCAAGGTGAGCTAACCACCCTAGAAGATGCGATTGGCGTTCTCAGCCACGATCAGCTTTATAGTCAGCCAAAGCTTTGCGTGTTGCAGGCTTGGCTGGCACAAAGCCAACACCGCTATAACGAAGTCGGTGAACTGATCGACAAAGCCAGTGAAGAAATGGCAACACGCGAGGTCAAAGTAACCAAGAAAGAAGAAGGTGAATTCCACGCACTTCGTGCTCAGGTGGCCATCAACCAAAACTCGCCAGATCAAGCTATCGAACTGGCGGAGCTGGCACTAAGTGAGCTTGACCACTCGGAATATCGCAGCCGCATTGTGGCCACCTCAGTTGTTGGCGAGGTCAACCACGTGATCGGTAACCTTAGCCGTGCACTGTCTATGATGCAGCAGACCGAAAAGCTGGCTCGTCAATATCACGTCTACCATCAAGCGTTATGGGCGCAGCTACAACAAAGTGAAATTCTGATCGCACAAGGCTACGTGCAAGCTGCATTCGAAATTCAAGAGAGCGCCTTTAAACTGATTGAAGAGCAGCAACTCCACCAAGTGCCGCTACACGAGTTCTTATTGCGTGTCCGTGCCCAAGTTCTTTGGTGCTGGAACCGCCTCGATGAAGCAGAAGAGTGCGCGTACAAAGGCATCGACGTACTGGGGAACATCGATCCAAGCAAGCACCTGCACAGTTACTCGATGATTGCTCGCATCGCCATTGGTCGCGGCGAGCTGGATAAGGCGTCTAAAGTCATTGAACAGATCCAGCACCTCATCAAGCAGTCGACCTATCACGTTGACTGGACAGCGAATGCCTCATTGTCACTATTGCTTTACTGGCAAGCCAGAAACGACATGGAGTCGGTTGAACAATGGCTAGAGACTGCAATTCGACCGGATGAAGCGTGCAACCACTTTTCACAGCTTCAATGGCGTAATATTGCTCGTGCGCAAATCCAGCTAGGTCAATTTGAACAGGCTCAGAGCACTCTCGACTTCCTGGAACAAGCCGCAAGCAAGCACCAACTGGTGACCGATCGCAACCGTAATCTCATTGTGGAAGCTATCCTAAATGTTCATAACAAAAATGAAGAAAAGGCAAAACAGCTGTTGAAAGAAGCGTTAGTGCTTACTAACCAAACTGGCATGATTGGCAATTTCCTCATTGATGGCGCCACCATTGGCCACTTGCTGGCTAACCTAGTGTCGAAGTCCGATCTTGGCGATCTTGAGCGTCACCGCGCGCAACTGCTGATGAAAGACATCAACACCACTCAGCGTAGCCGCTCAGTACACTTTAACGAAGAGTTTGTTGAGAAGCTGGTCAACCACCCTAATATCCCTGAGTTAGTACGTACTAGCCCGCTAACCCAGCGTGAATGGCAAGTTCTTGGATTGATTTACTCTGGTTTCAGCAACGAGCAAATTGCTCAAGAGTTGGATGTTGCAGGTACCACGATTAAAACTCACATTCGTAACCTGTACCAAAAGCTCAACATTGCCAATCGTAAAGAGGCGATCAGTACTGCAGAAAACTTATTGCAGTTGATGGGTTACTAAGCTTCCCCACCCTTCATAAAACAAAGCCCGAGCATCGTCATTGCTCGGGCTTTTTGCTTTAAAAGAGCGCTCACAGGAAGGAGCGCTTGGGTCAATGGCTTAGCATGAAGCAAACACTCTGGACGGCAGCCTGATACCCGAATTACTCATCGATTCCACGAATTTTCATATTGCGGCGCCGCAGATACTCAAGCGTCACCAATAGCAGTACCGACATCAAAATCAGCAGCGATGCCACTGCCAAAATGGTCGGGCTAATTTGCTCACGAATACCGGACCACATCTGCCGTGGCACGGTGCGCTGCTCGGCACCCGTAATGAACAGCGCCACCACCACCTCATCAAACGAAGTACCAAACGCAAACAGTCCACCAGAAATCATCCCCGGCCTGATCAGCGGAAACGTCACGGTGCGAAAGGTGTACACCGGATTAGCGCCCAGACTTGCCGCCGCTTTGGTTAAGCTATGATCGAAGCCGCTCAATGTCGCGCTAACCGTAATCACCACAAACGGCGTACCCAGCGCGGCGTGCGCCAAGATAATCCCGGGCATAGTCTGAGCAAGGCCAAATCGGGTGTAGAAGAAGTACATTGCCGCGGCCGAAATGATCACCGGCACTATCATAGGTGAAATCAGTAGCGCCAATATCGCATTACGAAACGGTACTTTCTCGTTGGATAAACCCAGTGCTGCCAGCGTACCCAATAACGTGGCCAAAATGGCCGCCATCAGGGCGATGAAGGTGCTATTTTGCAATGCTTGGCGCCATTGCTGGTTTTCTATCATCTCTTGATACCAGCGCAGCGAATATGCCTCTGGCTCAAGATTCATCATCCCCTCAGTAAAGGTGAAATAAGGCGTTGCATTGAATGAGAGTGGGACAATAATCAAAATCGGCGCGATGAGAAAAAACAGCACCAAGCTACAAAAACCAAGGTAACTCCAGTACCCCACCCGCTCAGCGCGCGATGCGTAAGTTGGTAATGCCATGACCTATCCTCCTACTCGAATGTTGTTAATGCCCACCAAGCGGTTGAACAGGTAAAACAGCCCAAGCACCAACAGCAGCAATAAACCACCAAGTGCCGCCGCCATGCCCCAGTTGAGAGACGTCTGCATGTGATAAGCGATCATGTTGGAAATCATCTGCCCGCTGCGTCCGCCTACCAGCGCAGGCGTGATGTAAAAACCAATCGAAAGAATGAAGGTCAACAAACAGCCTGCGCCAACGCCAGGAAGCGTCAGTGGCATATAGACTTTGGTAAATGCGACTCGAGGCGATGCGCCTAATGAACGCGCAGCTCTAAAGTAAGTCGGGCTAATGCCCTTCATCACGCTGTAGAGCGGTAAGATCATAAATGGCAGTAAAATATGCACCATGGACACCACTGTGCCAAAGGTGTTGTGAATCAGCGCTAATCGCTCACTAGACAGCCCGCTCCAAATCAGCAGGTCATTGACTACCCCCTGATTTTGCAGCAAAACAATCCACGATGTTGTCCTGACCAGAAGTGATGTCCAGAACGGTAACAACACCACAATCAACAACAAATTGGCATGTTTATCAGGCAAGTTGGCCAGTAGGTAAGCCAGCGGATAGGCAAGCGCCAAACACACTAAGGTGATCACCAGCGACATCCACAAGGTTTTGTAAAACAAACCTAAATAGATCTGCCTCGACTCAGATTGCTCAGTAATTTTGCCGTTTTCATCCACCTTCAAGTCCAATGCGGCAAGATAGAAGTGAGAGGTGTAGGCGGAGTTCAGGTTCTTAATCGCAGCCCAGTATTTAGGCTGCTGCCAGCGTTTGTCGATAGCGACAAGCTGCTCATAGGTAACTAATTTTCCATCCAGCTTCGCCAACTTACGACCCGTTTTCATCAGTAAGCTACGCATGCCCGAAATTTCAATGTTAAAGCGATTAGCCACTTTTGGTAGCTGCTTGGAGAGATAAAGCGCAGTGATCTCTTCACTAAACGTATGAACAAGACGCTCACTCGGCACCGATTGCGTATCCCAAGCAGCTATTTCAACCGTGGTATCAGGCAGCGAGTCCACCACCAGAGAGTTATCGATACTGCGATAGAGCATCTCTACGATAGGAAACGCAAAGGACAGCAAGATAAAGCAAACCAAAGGGAGGGTTAGAAAAAGGGAGCGTATCTGCTTACGTCTTTCTGCTTTTGCCAGTTGCTGAGCGAGATCAGGCGTGTGGTTGCTAAGCTGCCTTTCCAGCTCGGTTACCGACTCCAAGGATGAAAGCTCGCGACTCATAATGCTTCCTCCAGCTTTACTCCATCACGAGTAGTCTTATGGTCTATCCCAGAGCGATTCTGCGCCTGAGAATCCGGCTTATGAAAATCTAAGGCATGACAATCCTGTTTTCGCCAGCCTATCTCGACCTGCTCACCCACTTGTACCGCCAAGCCTTGCCCTGAGTCGTTAGGAACTTTGACCACCAAATTAGCAAAACCCGGCACTTCAATAATCAAGCGGAAGTGATCACCGTGATAGATCATTTCATTCACTCGACCGACAAACCGATTTTGTAGCTCCGGCCCTTGGGGATTAATGACGATCTTTTCCGGTCTTATCGATAATGTGGTGAACGCGCGCTCGCTAGCCACTTGCACCGACTTCGCCTGAACTTGATACGAACCAACCGCAACCTGACAACACTGCTCTTCTAGCGACTGTACTTGGCCGACTATTTGATTGTTTTCGCCGATGAACTGAGCCACGAATGCATTGCTTGGCGATTCGTATAGCTCGTTCGGCGGGGCCAGTTGTTGCACTTCACCATCGTTAAACACCGCGATGCGATCGGACATCGTCAATGCCTCATCTTGGTCATGAGTGACATACAAAATGGTGATGCCAAGCTTCTCATGCAAGTGTTTGATTTCCATCTGCATCGTTTCACGAAGCTGTTTATCTAAAGCGCCTAATGGCTCATCCATCAGAACCAGCTTAGGCTCAAACACCAAAGCTCTTGCCAAGGCAACG belongs to Vibrio sp. 10N and includes:
- the malT gene encoding HTH-type transcriptional regulator MalT → MWIPSKLTRPGRLHNAIVRPRVLDLLAQAPFYKLVLFRSPAGYGKTTMAAQWLSDKPHVGWYSIDESDNDPFRFVNYLLQAINKATSNSCPNAQKLAERRQFSSLHSLFSEVFAELTSYHHECYIVLDDYHLITDEDIHEAMRFFLKHMPDNITLVVTSRGNPPLGTANLRVRDLMIEIGNELLAFDTEETTRFFSQRLASEIDNETANTLRTYVEGWPSALQLFALQAQHQKRTLAQSVETISQFNHAHLWDYLVEEVFDLLDKETRHFLMQCSVLDHFNDNLVTALTKRDDALSMIESLNRFGLFIYPLEGENNWFRFHNLFAEFLSHERKARIPQQEHDLHLAAANAWLEQKVPHQALRHARLANNADLVANILLQFGWQMFNQGELTTLEDAIGVLSHDQLYSQPKLCVLQAWLAQSQHRYNEVGELIDKASEEMATREVKVTKKEEGEFHALRAQVAINQNSPDQAIELAELALSELDHSEYRSRIVATSVVGEVNHVIGNLSRALSMMQQTEKLARQYHVYHQALWAQLQQSEILIAQGYVQAAFEIQESAFKLIEEQQLHQVPLHEFLLRVRAQVLWCWNRLDEAEECAYKGIDVLGNIDPSKHLHSYSMIARIAIGRGELDKASKVIEQIQHLIKQSTYHVDWTANASLSLLLYWQARNDMESVEQWLETAIRPDEACNHFSQLQWRNIARAQIQLGQFEQAQSTLDFLEQAASKHQLVTDRNRNLIVEAILNVHNKNEEKAKQLLKEALVLTNQTGMIGNFLIDGATIGHLLANLVSKSDLGDLERHRAQLLMKDINTTQRSRSVHFNEEFVEKLVNHPNIPELVRTSPLTQREWQVLGLIYSGFSNEQIAQELDVAGTTIKTHIRNLYQKLNIANRKEAISTAENLLQLMGY
- a CDS encoding ABC transporter permease; this encodes MALPTYASRAERVGYWSYLGFCSLVLFFLIAPILIIVPLSFNATPYFTFTEGMMNLEPEAYSLRWYQEMIENQQWRQALQNSTFIALMAAILATLLGTLAALGLSNEKVPFRNAILALLISPMIVPVIISAAAMYFFYTRFGLAQTMPGIILAHAALGTPFVVITVSATLSGFDHSLTKAAASLGANPVYTFRTVTFPLIRPGMISGGLFAFGTSFDEVVVALFITGAEQRTVPRQMWSGIREQISPTILAVASLLILMSVLLLVTLEYLRRRNMKIRGIDE
- a CDS encoding ABC transporter permease, coding for MSRELSSLESVTELERQLSNHTPDLAQQLAKAERRKQIRSLFLTLPLVCFILLSFAFPIVEMLYRSIDNSLVVDSLPDTTVEIAAWDTQSVPSERLVHTFSEEITALYLSKQLPKVANRFNIEISGMRSLLMKTGRKLAKLDGKLVTYEQLVAIDKRWQQPKYWAAIKNLNSAYTSHFYLAALDLKVDENGKITEQSESRQIYLGLFYKTLWMSLVITLVCLALAYPLAYLLANLPDKHANLLLIVVLLPFWTSLLVRTTSWIVLLQNQGVVNDLLIWSGLSSERLALIHNTFGTVVSMVHILLPFMILPLYSVMKGISPTYFRAARSLGASPRVAFTKVYMPLTLPGVGAGCLLTFILSIGFYITPALVGGRSGQMISNMIAYHMQTSLNWGMAAALGGLLLLLVLGLFYLFNRLVGINNIRVGG
- a CDS encoding ABC transporter ATP-binding protein — its product is MKTNRTDYVSFQHVKKTYDGKTLVVKDFNLDIAPGEFVTMLGPSGSGKTTCLMMLAGFETATHGEIFIDGTPVNHLAPHKREIGMVFQNYALFPHMTIAENLAFPLKVRNMSAREIAERVENILSMVELSHVANRYPKQLSGGQQQRVALARALVFEPKLVLMDEPLGALDKQLRETMQMEIKHLHEKLGITILYVTHDQDEALTMSDRIAVFNDGEVQQLAPPNELYESPSNAFVAQFIGENNQIVGQVQSLEEQCCQVAVGSYQVQAKSVQVASERAFTTLSIRPEKIVINPQGPELQNRFVGRVNEMIYHGDHFRLIIEVPGFANLVVKVPNDSGQGLAVQVGEQVEIGWRKQDCHALDFHKPDSQAQNRSGIDHKTTRDGVKLEEAL